A window of Bradyrhizobium sp. AZCC 1719 genomic DNA:
AAACGGGGCGACTTTTACCGCCTGTTTTCCCCCATACCAAGATCCCGACAGCGCATTAAACCTCAGCGATTTCAATCGCTTGGTACTGTCATCCAACTGTCATCTAACCTTCGTAAAAGCTCTATCGACCGCTCCTAAACGGGGCGGCGTGAGCGCGATCGGGCGCATTCCGGCGCTTCGCTCACCAGATGGAGACCACCATGAAATTTTTCAAAACACTCGGTGCTACCGGCCCGATCGCTACATCGCTGGTAGCCCTGGCTTGCGCGTCGAGCCTGTCCACGTCAGCGTCCGCCCAGACCAAGACCATCACCATTGACGGTTCGAGCACCGTGTTCCCGGTTTCCGAAGCAGTCGCCGAGGAGTTCCAGAAACAGAAGAAGAACGAGGTGCGCGTGACCGTCGGTATTTCCGGTACCGGTGGTGGGTTCAAGAAATTCTGCCGTGGCGAAACCGATATTTCCAACGGATCGCGGCCGATCCTGCGCCAGGAAATGGACGAGTGCGCCAAGAATGGCGTCAAGTTCATTGAAATGCCGATCGCCTTTGATGCGCTCACTGTGGCGGTCAGCCCAAAGAACAAGACCCTCGAATGCGTCAAGGTTGCCGAGCTGAAGAAGATGTGGGAACCCGCCGCCCAGGGCAAGGTCATGAACTTCAGCGACGTCAATCCGGCATGGCCGAACAAGAAGATGACGCTGTTCGGCGCGGGCGCCGATTCCGGCACCTTCGACTATTTCACCGAAGCCGTGAACGGCAAGGCCAAGGCTACCCGCGCCGACTTCACCGCCAGCGAAGACGATAACGTTCTGGTAACGGGCATCGAGCGTGACGAGAATGCGCTCGGCTACATCCCGTTCGCCTATTACGAGCCGCACAAGGACAAGCTGAAGGCGCTGGGTATTGATGAAGGCAAGGGCAAGGGCTGCGTGAAGCCGTCGCTCGAAGCGGTTACCGCCGGCACCTACAATCCGCTCGCGCGTCCGCTCTTCATCTATGTCAGCACTAAGGCCGCCGATAAGCCCGAGGTGAAGGACTATGTCGAGTTCCTGATGACCAAGGGCCCGGCGCTGGTGAAGGAAGTGAAGTATCTGCCGCTTCCGCCCGCCGCCTATGCGACGGCTCACAAGCATTTCAAGGAAGGTCGGGTAGGCACCGTGTTCGGGGGTGTTCCCGAAGTTGGTGTCTCGATCGATGACCTGATGAAGCGTGACGCGAAGACCTGATCGAACGCAGTGAGCACTAAGCCGGAGAAGCAATGGCTTCTCCGGCGCCGTCTGATACGAGCTGGTGGGGGATATTATGGCGTCAGCGTTAACTGTCGGGGAGCGCCGCAGGCAACGATTGCGCGAGCGGGCGATTGAATTCGTTCTTCTTGCCGCTGCCGCGTCCTCAGTCTTTGTGACGCTCTCTATCGTCGGCGTCCTCATCTTTGAATCGATAGGCTTCTTCAGGTCTGTACCGATCACGGAGTTCCTGTTCGGGACGGTATGGACGCCGCTGTTCGCAAATCCTCGATACGGTATTCTTCCTCTTCTTGGCGGCACGCTTTTGAGCACCGTGGTTGCGCTGCTATTCGTTGCGCCAATCGGGCTCATAACGGCCATCTATCTGAGTGAATTCGCGTCACCCAGAACCCGTGAAATCATCAAGCCGATCCTGGAGCTGCTGAGCGGCGTGCCGACGGTGGTGTATGGCTTTTTTGCCCTCTTGTTCATGACGCCGTTTCTGCAGACCTTTGTGCCGGACTTGCCGGGCTTCAACATCTTGAGTGCGGGCATTGTCATCGGCATCATGATCATCCCGTACGTCGCTTCGCTGTCGGAAGACGCCATGCGCGCTGTTCCGAACAACCTTCGCGACGGTTCGCTGGCGATGGGAGCGACGAGGCTGGAGACCGCCGTCAAGGTCGTGCTTCCTGCTGCGACCTCGGGCGTGGCGGCCGCCTTTATTCTCGGGATCTCGCGTGCCGTCGGCGAAACGATGATCGTCGCGATCGCTGCCGGGCAGCAACCAAATCTCACGATCGATCCGCGCGAGCCCGCCGCGACAATCACAGCGTATATCGTTCAAGTCGCCCTTGGTGACCTGCCGCACGGCAGCCTCGCCTATCAGACGATTTTTGCGACC
This region includes:
- a CDS encoding PstS family phosphate ABC transporter substrate-binding protein, whose protein sequence is MKFFKTLGATGPIATSLVALACASSLSTSASAQTKTITIDGSSTVFPVSEAVAEEFQKQKKNEVRVTVGISGTGGGFKKFCRGETDISNGSRPILRQEMDECAKNGVKFIEMPIAFDALTVAVSPKNKTLECVKVAELKKMWEPAAQGKVMNFSDVNPAWPNKKMTLFGAGADSGTFDYFTEAVNGKAKATRADFTASEDDNVLVTGIERDENALGYIPFAYYEPHKDKLKALGIDEGKGKGCVKPSLEAVTAGTYNPLARPLFIYVSTKAADKPEVKDYVEFLMTKGPALVKEVKYLPLPPAAYATAHKHFKEGRVGTVFGGVPEVGVSIDDLMKRDAKT
- the pstC gene encoding phosphate ABC transporter permease subunit PstC, which produces MASALTVGERRRQRLRERAIEFVLLAAAASSVFVTLSIVGVLIFESIGFFRSVPITEFLFGTVWTPLFANPRYGILPLLGGTLLSTVVALLFVAPIGLITAIYLSEFASPRTREIIKPILELLSGVPTVVYGFFALLFMTPFLQTFVPDLPGFNILSAGIVIGIMIIPYVASLSEDAMRAVPNNLRDGSLAMGATRLETAVKVVLPAATSGVAAAFILGISRAVGETMIVAIAAGQQPNLTIDPREPAATITAYIVQVALGDLPHGSLAYQTIFATGLALLLLTLVFNIAGFWLRHKFREVY